A section of the Oryza sativa Japonica Group chromosome 1, ASM3414082v1 genome encodes:
- the LOC4324906 gene encoding lOB domain-containing protein 6, with translation MASSSASSVPAPSGSVITIASASASAAANTAACGTGSPCAACKFLRRKCQPDCVFAPYFPPDNPQKFVHVHRVFGASNVTKLLNELHPYQREDAVNSLAYEADMRLRDPVYGCVAIISILQRNLRQLQQDLARAKFELSKYQQAAAAAAAASASTGTNNGPHSMAEFIGNAVPNGAQSFINVGHSAALASVGGAAACFGQEQQFSAVHMLSRSYEGEPIARLGGNGGYEFGYSTSMAGGGHMSGLGALGGAPFLKSGIAGSDERQGAGQ, from the exons ATGGCGTCATCGTCAGCGTCGTCCGTGCCGGCGCCGTCGGGGTCGGTGATCACCAtagcgtcggcgtcggcgtcggcggcggcgaacacgGCGGCGTGCGGCACGGGGTCGCCGTGCGCGGCGTGCAAGTTCCTCCGCCGCAAGTGCCAGCCCGACTGCGTGTTCGCGCCCTACTTCCCGCCGGACAACCCGCAGAAGTTCGTCCACGTGCACCGCGTCTTCGGCGCGAGCAACGTGACCAAGCTGCTGAACGAGCTGCACCCCTACCAGCGCGAGGACGCCGTGAACTCGCTCGCCTACGAGGCCGACATGCGCCTCCGCGACCCCGTCTACGGCTGCGTCGCCATCATCTCCATCCTCCAGCGCAACCTCCGCCAGCTCCAGCAGGACCTCGCCCGCGCCAAGTTCGAGCTCTCCAAGTACCAGCAG gcggcggctgcggcggcggcggcttccgcGTCGACGGGGACGAATAACGGGCCGCACTCGATGGCGGAGTTCATCGGCAACGCGGTGCCGAACGGCGCGCAGAGCTTCATCAACGTCGGGCACTCGGCGGCGCTCGCCTCcgtcggtggcgcggcggcgtgcttCGGGCAAGAGCAGCAGTTCTCGGCCGTCCACATGCTGTCGAGGAGCTACGAAGGGGAGCCCATCGCGAGgctcggcggcaacggcggctaCGAGTTCGGGTACTCGACgtcgatggccggcggcgggcatATGTCCGGGCTCGGCGCGCTCGGCGGCGCGCCGTTCTTGAAGTCCGGCATCGCCGGCAGCGACGAGAGGCAAGGCGCCGGCCAGTAG